Proteins co-encoded in one Aspergillus fumigatus Af293 chromosome 6, whole genome shotgun sequence genomic window:
- a CDS encoding mitochondrial 54S ribosomal protein uL24m yields MQKIIRRTALARNQAQRKAIRAAKAAEREEFKDALRQRFAFNRIELDNVRAERIRRREDWLRGPLAPKRDAGLDAKTFGSLSPQAMNPPTIPKHLRRKYINIAAGDRVCIMKGRDKGKIGEVIKVDPNNETVMVKDLNMADVHFPEWLNEQYGNKTPFNSVNLPISLDDVRLVVALDDPETGVTRDVLVEHVYGGEPILEREYGTDTPKHTRYIAGENIEIPWPRSEPATMKDEEWDTLRMEVETPTWIPSLHNPPFPPSVLDELRNPFSKYRTRHDPEWVESKKMEDLRKEYLQSRSLMTPKGEFLAMLRAKKAERMSARRDADGNYIMDDQTAGFIANFMQQNAAKKAGSSA; encoded by the exons ATGCAGAAAATTATCCGGAGGACAGCCCTAGCGAGGAATCAGGCTCAGCGAAAGGCTATTCGAGCGGCCAAGGCCGCTGAGCGCGAAGAATTTAAAGATGCATTGAGACAACGCTTCGCCTTTAACCGCATAGAACTCGACAATGTCCGCGCCGAGAGAATACGACGCCGGGAAGACTGGTTGCGAGGGCCTCTCGCTCCAAAGCGTGATGCAGGTCTCGATGCAAAGACCTTCGGTTCCCTCAGCCCACAGGCGATGAATCCTCCGACGATACCCAAGCACTTGCGCAGGAAGTACATCAATATTGCTGCGGGTGACCGGGTGTGTATCATGAAGGGCAGAGACAAGGGCAAGATCGGCGAGGTCATCAAGGTGGACCCAAACAACGAGACTGTGATGGTTAAGGACCTCAATATG GCCGATGTGCATTTCCCCGAGTGGTTGAACGAGCAGTACGGAAACAAGACTCCCTTCAACTCAGTAAACCTGCCGATCTCTCTTGATGACGTCCGACTCGTGGTTGCGCTCGATGACCCGGAGACGGGCGTCACACGGGACGTCTTGGTTGAGCACGTCTATGGAGGAGAGCCTATACTCGAGAGAGAATACGGCACAGACACCCCGAAACACACCAGATATATTGCCGGTGAGAACATAGAGATtccgtggccccgcagcgAACCCGCCACGATGAAAGATGAGGAATGGGACACACTCCGTATGGAAGTTGAGACACCGACATGGATTCCTTCGCTGCACAACCCCCCGTTCCCTCCTAGCGTCCTCGATGAGCTCCGCAACCCATTCTCCAAGTACCGGACGAGGCACGATCCCGAATGGGTTGaatcgaagaagatggaggacCTCAGAAAGGAGTATCTTCAAAGCAGGTCTTTGATGACGCCCAAGGGTGAATTCCTCGCCATGTTGCGGGCTAAGAAGGCCGAAAGAATGAGCGCCAGACGGGACGCCGACGGAAACTACATTATGGATGACCAGACGGCTGGCTTCATCGCGAATTTCATGCAACAGAATGCGGCGAAGAAAGCTGGGTCTTCTGCTTAA
- the rtt106 gene encoding putative negative regulator of DNA transposition (Rtt106) has product MSFATINRSATKTLSTSIPAIEDAFAAEPSLKKRVYDAIENTPQHVPLFEDIAKYTSSLLARHAIPPTQPVEADEAPAAKKRKLQNGNAAGDTQSPGNVEAEAPLQFSMQDVSFAIPQRKKLTLEVTAGRGSLRARNQTSKEVEFGVPMDRIRHVLCLPVPEKSQRQFNFCIIPQYSDGINPPPEGEQAFESMVWTVSDGPAKAAFSGNGQQVGAGDGETAEALVRRVLNENLSHTKVVRPDERQFVSAMPEAHRKSEKAYHVKAFRGSKEGYLFFLSTGIFFGFKKPLIFFAFENIESVSYTSVLQRTFNLNIAVRPHNGGENATQEVELSMIDQADYAGIDAYIKKNGLQDASLAEARRAKRYNINGAKAEENAAGTANDNAVEESELQKAQRELEDQEDEEEEDYNPGSDGESDGSGSSSEEGDDGNEEGDEDDEGQDLVAAELGSEAEDIAEDEL; this is encoded by the exons ATGTCTTTTGCTACAATCAACCGATCTGCTACGAAGACCCTTTCAACCAGTATCCCTGCGATTGAAGATGCCTTCGCTGCTGAACCTTCTTTGAAGAAACGAGTTTATGATGCGATTG AGAATACCCCGCAACATGTCCCTCTCTTCGAGGATATCGCTAAATATACCTCCAGCCTGCTGGCCAGGCACGCTATCCCACCCACCCAGCCCGTAGAGGCCGACGAAGCCCCTGCCGCGAAGAAACGGAAGCTCCAGAATGGCAATGCCGCAGGCGATACACAGTCTCCAGGCAATGTTGAGGCGGAAGCGCCGTTACAATTCTCCATGCAGGATGTCTCCTTTGCTATACCGCAACGCAAGAAGCTCACCCTCGAGGTAACTGCTGGGCGCGGTTCTCTGCGCGCGCGGAACCAAACGTCAAAGGAAGTGGAATTTGGTGTTCCAATGGATAGAATAC GACATGTTTTGTGCCTTCCTGTGCCCGAGAAGTCTCAACGACAATTCAACTTCTGTATCATCCCGCAATACAGCGATGGCATCAACCCGCCTCCGGAAGGCGAACAAGCGTTCGAGTCTATGGTATGGACTGTCTCCGATGGACCGGCTAAGGCTGCATTCTCCGGCAATGGGCAGCAGGTTGGGGCTGGTGATGGAGAGACAGCTGAGGCCTTGGTCCGACGGGTATTGAATGAGAATCTATCGCATACGAAAGTCGTCCGGCCGGATGAGAGGCAGTTTGTGAGTGCTATGCCAGAGGCGCATCGAAAGTCAGAGAAGGCCTATCATGTCAAAGCTTTCCGTGGGAGCAAAGAAG GCtatcttttcttcctctctaCGGGCATTTTCTTTGGTTTCAAGAAGCCATtaatcttcttcgcctttgAGAACATTGAGTCGGTCTCATACACTTCAGTCCTCCAGCGCACcttcaacctcaacatcGCGGTGCGGCCTCACAATGGTGGTGAAAACGCGACGCAGGAAGTCGAGCTGTCCATGATTGATCAGGCTGACTATGCCGGTATTGATGCATATATCAAGAAAAACGGTCTACAAGACGCGAGTCTCGCAGAAGCGCGACGTGCTAAGCGCTACAATATCAACGGAGCCAAGGCAGAGGAAAATGCTGCTGGCACCGCGAACGACAATGCTGTGGAGGAGAGCGAATTACAAAAGGCTCAGCGCGAGCTTGAAGAtcaggaggatgaggaagaagaagactaCAATCCTGGGAGCGATGGCGAGAGCGATGGTAGTGGCTCGAGCAGCGAAGAGGGggacgatggcaatgaagaaggcgacgaagatgatgaagggcAAGACCTTGTTGCGGCCGAGCTTGGGAGCGAAGCAGAAGACATAGCTGAGGACGAACTGTGA